Within bacterium, the genomic segment CATCGTCGTGAACCTGCTGGTGGATCTAAGCTACGCGTACCTCGACCCGCGGGTGCGGTATCGATGACGGCGGGCACGCCGGCGGCGCCGAACGTGGCTGCGGCCCGGGGCCGGGAGTCCGCGCCGCCGTCCCAGACCCGCCGGGGCGCGCGGGCCCGCGCACATCTCGCCGGGTGGAGCGTGCCGCTGGTCGTCTTCGCCCTGATCGCCTCGACCGGTCCGTTGCTGCGCCCGTACGACCCGGTCACGGTGCGGTTGGGCGACCGGCTTCGCCCGCCCGGCGCGGTGCTGGGGGACGGGTCGCGCGCGTGGCTCGGCACCGACCAGGTGGGCAAGGATCTGCTCGCCCAGGTCCTGCAGGGGGCGCGCATCTCGATGCTCGTGGGAGCGGTCACCGTGCTGACCGCCGCGGCCGTCGGGCTCGCGGCCGGGGTCGCCGCCGGTGTGTCCGGCGGCGCGCTCGACGCCGCGCTGATGCGTCTTGCGGACCTGCAGCTCGCCTTCCCGTCCATCCTGCTGGCGATCCTGATCGCGGCCGTCCTCGGCCGCAGCGTCGCGAATGTGATCATCACGCTGGCGATCACCCGATGGGTCACGTTCGCCCGTGTGGCCCGGGCGTCGGCGCTGGTGACCAAAGAACGCGAGTTCGTCACCGCGGCCCGTGCCGTCGGCGCCGGCTCCGCCCGGCTCGTCACGAGGCACATCCTGCCGTTCGCGGTGACGCCCCTCGTCGTCGTGGCGACCGTCGAGTTGGGCCTCGTGATCCTGGCGGAGGCGTCGCTCAGTTTCCTCGGGCTCGGCACGCCGCCCGAGCACCCGTCGTGGGGTCTCGTGATCGCCAACGGACGGGACTATCTCAGCACGGCGTGGTGGATCTCCACGATTCCCGGACTGGCGCTGAGCCTCGTCGTGATTGCGATCGGCCAGTTTGGGGACCGGCTGCGCGACCACCTCGATCCCCGGCTGGCATTGGAATGAAGGCGCACTACGCGGGAGGAGGACGGCGATGACGGAATCGATCACCTACACCAAGACGGTGCCGGTGGCGGCCGCGACCGAGGTGCTCGTGGTGGGCAGCGGGCCGGCCGGACTCGGGGCGGCGATCGCGAGCGCTCGTACCGGCGCGCGGACGCTGCTCGTGGAACGGTATGGGTTCCTCGGGGGCAACCTGACCGCGGGGCTCGTCGGCCCGTGCATGACCTCGTACAGCCTCGACGGCAAGACGCAGCTCATCAAGGGGATTTTCGAGGAGATGGTGCTCCGGATGGAGCGGATCGGCGGCGCGATTCACCCGTCGAAGGTCGCGGCGGCGACGGAGTACTGCGGGTTCATCGAGTACGGGCACGACAAGGTGACGCCCTTTGATCCCGAAGCGGTGAAGCTGGTGGCGATGGAGATGTGCCTGGAGGCCGGCGTCGAGCTGCTGCTCCACACGTTCGTGGTCGACGCGGTCGTGAACGGGGGGGCCCTCTCCGGCGTCGTCGCGGCCAGCAAGTCGGGTCTCGAGGTCCTCCGCGCCGCGGTCACGGTGGACTGCTCCGCCGATGCCGACGTCGCCGCCCGCGCCGGCGTGCCGTTCGAAGTCGGCCGCGCCGAGGACGGGCTCACGCAGCCGATGACGCTGTTCTTCCGCGTCGCGAACGTGGACGACGCGCGCGTGAAGGCGTACGTCCGGGCGCACCCGGACGACTACCGGCCCTTTGCCTCGCTGGTGCAGCAGGCCCGGGACCGGGGTGAGTTCCCGATTCCCCGCCGCGGCGTCGGCTTGTACAAGACGCTCGAGCCGGGTGTCTGGCGGATCAACACCACGCGGGTCCAGCGGCTCGTCGGGACCGACGCGCGGGATCTCACCCGCGCGGAGGTCGAGGGGCGCCGCCAGGTGAAGGCGTTGATGGCGTTTTTCCGGAAGTGGCTGCCCGGTTTCGAGCGGTGCGAGCTTCTGGACACCGCGACGCACATCGGCGTGCGCGAAACCCGCCGGATCCTGGGAGATTACACGCTGACGCTGGATGATCTGGCGCGGGGGCGTGAATTCGACGATGTCATCGCGCGGGCCGGCTATCCCGTCGACATTCATAGTCCGACGGGGGACGGCGGCGGCGTGACGGGCGAGCTTGCGACCGCGAACATCTACCAGATCCCCTTCCGCTCGCTTCTGCCGCGCGGGATCGAGCAGCTGTTGGTGGCCGGGCGGTCGTTGTCGGCGACGCATGAGGCGCTGGCCGCCGTGCGGGTCATGCCCCCGGCGATGGCGATGGGGCAGGCGGCCGGCACCGCCGCGGCGATGGCGGTGAGAAGCGGGACGCCCCCGCGGCGGATCCCGGTGCGCGATCTGCAGGCGCGGCTGGTGCGGGACGGCGTGTACCTGGGCGACCGCGTCGCCGCCGTGATCGACGCGCGGGCCTGAGAGAAAACGAAAAAATCTTCCCCCGGCGGCAGGAAGTGCTCCAGGATCGTCGAACCGCCGCACCCTAGTGCGGAGACAGTGAAGCAGCCGCCGGCGGCCGTCGGGCCGCCGGCCACACACCAGTGGGGGGAGAGCCGCACACGCTCCAGCTCGTGCGTCGCCGCCATCCTCGTCGCGTTCAATGGTTCGGCTGGCTGGCCGTCGGCGTGCTCGTGCCGATGCTGGCCGTGCCCGGCTTGGCGGGTGCCCCGCCTCTCTGGCCGGCCGTCCGCGCCTCGCAAGGCGCGTCGGTTCCGGTCGCCCCCGGTGTGGTCTACAGCCATTATGTGCTTCGGACCGCGGCCGGGCCGCTCAGCATCCATCATCTCCGTCTCGACCTCGGCACCCCGTCGGTGCGCCTCGGCACGGCGCTGGCCAACAATCAGCTCATCAGCGGCGACGAAACCGTCTCGTCCATGATGACGCACTGGAGCGGGGTCGTCGCCGGGGTCAACGGGGATTTCTTCGATATCGGCGACTCGGGGATGCCGCTCAACGTCATGGTCAAGGATGGGCGGCTGCTTCGGAGTCCGTCCGGATGGACGGCGCTGGCGATCGGCAAGGACGGACGCGCCCGCATCGCGCACTTCCGGTGGTCGGCGTCGATCCTCCTTCCGGAGACGCGGCAGTCCTATTGGGTCGCCGGGTTCAACACCGGGATCATCCGGAACGGGCTGACCGTGCTGTCCAACGTGCGCGGGTACGGCGCGCCGCCCCCGAGCCCGTGGACGCACCAGACCGTGGTCGAGCTCGCCCCCGAGGACGACTCCCAGGACGCGTCGTCGTTCCCCCTGCAATCCGCACCCTCACCGGACGGCGCGTCGGCCCGGTATGCCGTGAAGCAGGTGTGGCCCCAGCAGGCCTACTACGCGCCCTTCCCCAAAGGTGAGATCCTCCTGGTCGGTCACGGCGGCGCGGCGGACTGGCTCCTGCGCAGCGTTCGGGCCGGCATGACGATCGACGTCAATCTCGGGACCGCGCCCGATTGGCGCGACCTCGCCACGGTGGTCGGGGGCGGGCCGCTCCTGGTCGACCAGGGCTACCCCGTCGACGATCCCTACAACCCGGTCCCCCACGAGCGGGACAAGCGCAATCCGGTGTCCGCGGTCGGGATCACGCGGGACGGCAGAACGATGCTGCTGGTGGCCGTCGACGGCCGCCAGCCCCGCGTGAGCATCGGCCTCACGCAGCCGCAGCTCGCCGCCTACATGCGGTGGTTGGGCGCGTACGAGGCGATGGAGTTCGACAGCGGCGGTTCGGTCACGATGGCCGTGCAATTCCCGGGCCGCCGCGGGCCGGTCGTCGTCAACTCCCCGTCGGACGGGCACGAGCGTCCGGTCGCCAACGCGCTCCTGGTCTTCAGCCTGCGCGTCGCGAGGCGGCGCTGACCCGGCGCTACGCCTTGCGCCATTTCATCGTCATTCGGCCACCTCCGCGGCAGCGCCCGGTCGTCGACCCCTCCACTATCTCTATAATGGAGGTATCCAAGTACAAGGGGGGGTCGCCGACAATGCCCGCGGTTCGACGCGCCGACGTAACGTGGACGGGAGACCTGCTCTCGGGATCCGGTGTGGTGACGGCCGGCTCGAGCGGAGCGTTCAAGGAGCTGGCCGTAAGTTGGGCGTCCCGCACCGAGGCACCCGGAGGCCGGACGAGTCCGGAGGAGCTGCTCGCGGCCGCTCACGCCAGCTGCTTTGCGATGGCCCTCTCGTTCGGCCTGGCCAATGCAAAGACACCGCCCAGCCGGCTGCAGGTCAGCGCCGCCGTAACCTTCGATCGCGTGGACGGCGGCTTTCGAGTCGTGTCCAGCGCCCTCACCGTGCGCGGATCGGTCCCCGGTCTCGATCAGGACGGCTTTCGCAAGGCGGCGGAAGCGGCGAAGGACGGCTGCCCGATCTCCCTGGCGCTCAAAGGGAACGTCCAGTTGAGCGTCGCGGCGACGCTCGAGACGTAGCCGGACCCACGACACGGAGAGGAGGCGCGAACGTGCCGTTGCTGAGAGACCAGGACCGCCTGGCGCTCACCGACATCTTTGCGAAGCAACTCTCGACACCGGTCACCGTCGATCTGTTTACGCAGCGGGCCTCGCCGCTCGTGCTGCCCGGGCACGACTGCCAGACCTGCCGCGAGACCGAGGAGCTGCTGGGGGAGGTGGCCGGTCTCTCCGGCCACATCACGCTCCAGACCCACGATTTCGTCGTCGAGGAAGAGGCGGCCCGGCAGGCCGGCGTGGACCGGATCCCCGCGCTCGTGTTCCGGGGCAAGAACAAAGGCACCCTGCGGTACTTCGGCACGCCGGCCGGGTACGAGTTCGGCGTGCTCATCGCGGACCTGCTCGAGGTCGCCACCGGCACCACGCAGCTCGCGGCGGCCACCCGCGAGCAGGCGGCCGCCCTGCCGTCTCCCGTCCACATCAAGGTCCTGGTCACGCCGACCTGACCCCACTGCCCGCGTGCGGCCAGGTTGGCCCACCAACTCGCGATCGAGAGCCCGCAGGTGACCGCCGATGTCATCGAGGTGGCCGAGTTTCCGGACGTGGCGCAACGCTACCAGGTGTACGGCGTGCCCAAGACGATCGTCAACGAGCAGGTCAGCATCGAAGGCGCCGTGCCGGAGACGCGGTTCCTGCGCCTGGTGCTCGACGCGGTGGGCGCGGGCGGCGCCGGCGGCTGAGACCCGCGCCGCGGTCACGTTAGCCCCGCCCGGCCTCGGGGGCTCCGACCACCAGCACGGCCGTGCCCCGGATCTCGCCGCGGCGGACGGCGTCAAGAGCCTCGTTCGCGGCAGTCAGCGGAAACGGGTGAACCTCCGTGCGCACCGGCACGCGGGGGGCGAGCGCCAGGAATTCCTGCGCGTCCTTCCGCGTGAGGTTGGCCACGGATCGCACGACCCGCTCTTCCCACAGGATGTCGTAGGGAAACGCGGGGATGTCGCTCATGTGAATGCCGGCCGCGACGACCACGCCCCCCTTGGCGAGCGCGCGCAGCGCCGCGGGGATGAGCGCCCCGATGGGCGCGAAGATGATCGCCGCGCCGAGCGGCGCCGGCGGCGGCTCGAGCGAACCGCCGGCCCATTCCGCGCCGAGCGTGCGGGCGAACTGCTGGTCCGCCGCGTCCCCCGGCCTCGTGAACGCGAAGACGCGCCGGCCCTGCCACCGCGCCACCTGGATGATCATATGCGCCGCGGAGCCAAACCCGTACAGGCCGAGGGGCGTCGCGTCGCCGGTCATCCGGAGCGCCCGATAGCCGATGAGCCCTCCGCACAAAAGCGGGGCGGCCTCGAGGTCCGGGTAACCGTCCGGGAGGGGAAAGCAAAACCGGTGGTCGGCGACGGTGTACTCCGCGTACCCGCCGTCGATCTGATAGCCGGTGAACCGCGCGTTGTCGCAGAGATTCTCGCGGTCCGTGCGGCAGTACTCGCAGCGCCCGTCGGTGTAGCCGAGCCACGGCACGCCGACACGGTCGCCCGGGGAGAACCGGACCGCGTCTGCGCCGGCCCGCACCACCGTCCCGACGATTTGGTGGCCGAGCACCAGCGGGAGTTTCGGGTTGGGAAGCTCGCCGTCGGCCACGTGGATGTCGGTCCGGCAGACGGCGCAGGTATGGACGCGGATCAGCACGTGGGCGGGGCCCGGCTCCGGCACCGGCAGGTCGACGGCCCGGAGCGGGGTCTTGGCCGCCGCCAGAATCATGGTGCGCATCGGGCGTCCTCCCTCGCGCAGACATCGGCAAACGAAGAGAGCAGCCGGTTGTCCGGCTGCTCTCCCGCAATGATGTGGCGTCCAGAAACGCCGCCGGTTTGTTTAACCGATGACGCGGACGTTGCTCGCCTGGGGACCCTTTTGCCCCTGGGTCGCCTCGTACTCGACCTTTTGGCCTTCGTTGAGGGTTTTGTAGCCGTCCCCCTGGATCGCGCTGAAGTGCACGAACAGATCCTTGCCCCCGGTCTCCGGGGTGATGAATCCATACCCCTTCTCGCCATTGAACCACTTCACCGTCCCGGTTGCCATCCTGCACCTGCCTTCGAAATCGTGCTACCAACCGACTTTTGCAGTCTGCTGATGCTTCCTGAGTATGCCAAACCCTGCCCTCGCGCGCAAGAACCACGTATGCCGGACGCAGCCCGCGCACCTGGCGCACAACCGTTCGAGCGCGCTCGGCCGCCTACGT encodes:
- a CDS encoding ABC transporter permease; the protein is MTAGTPAAPNVAAARGRESAPPSQTRRGARARAHLAGWSVPLVVFALIASTGPLLRPYDPVTVRLGDRLRPPGAVLGDGSRAWLGTDQVGKDLLAQVLQGARISMLVGAVTVLTAAAVGLAAGVAAGVSGGALDAALMRLADLQLAFPSILLAILIAAVLGRSVANVIITLAITRWVTFARVARASALVTKEREFVTAARAVGAGSARLVTRHILPFAVTPLVVVATVELGLVILAEASLSFLGLGTPPEHPSWGLVIANGRDYLSTAWWISTIPGLALSLVVIAIGQFGDRLRDHLDPRLALE
- a CDS encoding cold-shock protein, encoding MATGTVKWFNGEKGYGFITPETGGKDLFVHFSAIQGDGYKTLNEGQKVEYEATQGQKGPQASNVRVIG
- a CDS encoding phosphodiester glycosidase family protein; translated protein: MGGEPHTLQLVRRRHPRRVQWFGWLAVGVLVPMLAVPGLAGAPPLWPAVRASQGASVPVAPGVVYSHYVLRTAAGPLSIHHLRLDLGTPSVRLGTALANNQLISGDETVSSMMTHWSGVVAGVNGDFFDIGDSGMPLNVMVKDGRLLRSPSGWTALAIGKDGRARIAHFRWSASILLPETRQSYWVAGFNTGIIRNGLTVLSNVRGYGAPPPSPWTHQTVVELAPEDDSQDASSFPLQSAPSPDGASARYAVKQVWPQQAYYAPFPKGEILLVGHGGAADWLLRSVRAGMTIDVNLGTAPDWRDLATVVGGGPLLVDQGYPVDDPYNPVPHERDKRNPVSAVGITRDGRTMLLVAVDGRQPRVSIGLTQPQLAAYMRWLGAYEAMEFDSGGSVTMAVQFPGRRGPVVVNSPSDGHERPVANALLVFSLRVARRR
- a CDS encoding OsmC family peroxiredoxin translates to MPAVRRADVTWTGDLLSGSGVVTAGSSGAFKELAVSWASRTEAPGGRTSPEELLAAAHASCFAMALSFGLANAKTPPSRLQVSAAVTFDRVDGGFRVVSSALTVRGSVPGLDQDGFRKAAEAAKDGCPISLALKGNVQLSVAATLET
- a CDS encoding zinc-dependent alcohol dehydrogenase family protein is translated as MRTMILAAAKTPLRAVDLPVPEPGPAHVLIRVHTCAVCRTDIHVADGELPNPKLPLVLGHQIVGTVVRAGADAVRFSPGDRVGVPWLGYTDGRCEYCRTDRENLCDNARFTGYQIDGGYAEYTVADHRFCFPLPDGYPDLEAAPLLCGGLIGYRALRMTGDATPLGLYGFGSAAHMIIQVARWQGRRVFAFTRPGDAADQQFARTLGAEWAGGSLEPPPAPLGAAIIFAPIGALIPAALRALAKGGVVVAAGIHMSDIPAFPYDILWEERVVRSVANLTRKDAQEFLALAPRVPVRTEVHPFPLTAANEALDAVRRGEIRGTAVLVVGAPEAGRG
- a CDS encoding FAD-dependent oxidoreductase, which translates into the protein MTESITYTKTVPVAAATEVLVVGSGPAGLGAAIASARTGARTLLVERYGFLGGNLTAGLVGPCMTSYSLDGKTQLIKGIFEEMVLRMERIGGAIHPSKVAAATEYCGFIEYGHDKVTPFDPEAVKLVAMEMCLEAGVELLLHTFVVDAVVNGGALSGVVAASKSGLEVLRAAVTVDCSADADVAARAGVPFEVGRAEDGLTQPMTLFFRVANVDDARVKAYVRAHPDDYRPFASLVQQARDRGEFPIPRRGVGLYKTLEPGVWRINTTRVQRLVGTDARDLTRAEVEGRRQVKALMAFFRKWLPGFERCELLDTATHIGVRETRRILGDYTLTLDDLARGREFDDVIARAGYPVDIHSPTGDGGGVTGELATANIYQIPFRSLLPRGIEQLLVAGRSLSATHEALAAVRVMPPAMAMGQAAGTAAAMAVRSGTPPRRIPVRDLQARLVRDGVYLGDRVAAVIDARA